The genome window taaatgagataaaaattgaGGCATAgttcaagataaaaaaagaaccaaaatttCAGTCATTCAAAAAATTGAGCAAGAtgtgttttgaaaaatgtaacttcAATATGGATATACTATAGTAAACAGCTGAAATaggaaatgataatatttttaaaaatcattgggtgaacaaaaatatatgacccccccccccaaaaaaaaaaacacttaaaaaaaatcaaaatgtatctaataaaaagaactgatataaaaaaagaaagcagtGAATTACTAAATTCTCTTCCTTAAAGTAGGCATGACAGATTTGGACAACTTcttaagaaagtaattaaaattctagTTGCTAACGGTAGAAAAGGACAAAAAAAACCATGTTTCTTTTTTTGGATTATGTAAAGTCTTATTCATTTGTAAGcacgcaaatttttttttaaattacaagattCACTCGCCAAGAATCCTGCAAATGTTGCAAATCAAAGTCAAAGTTACAAGCACCTTTAGAAAAGAATTCACATTCAGCAGTGTACTACTATACATATCTTAGAAAGATATACACACAATTGTCTGCAGcaagtgtaatgtaattttttgtattataatacgagtaatattGTAAATTTGTCTGAGGTGGTTAGGGAATGCTGAATCTTTGTAACACCTAATGTTAAAGCTGTGTACTTGTAATACTTGTAATGTTAAAGCTGTATTTGctgttgtaaaaatttaatttttatactctgtagactttctgtttattttgtcaGTGGTCATctgactatttttaaattatttattatagttatcaGCCAtatcttttttatagaaataatcatgcaattttttttattgaaatatcatGGGATTACTAACATCTATTAATCCCTAGTAAATAcacataaatgaaattatacatatactaataatttatttaaattaaaataaaagcagactaacacgtataataaaaattctgaaaatagaattCACAAAAGCAATTAAATcagataattttctactaaagtaAGCAAGATGGCTGTCAGAACAAAGAACAAACAATCATGTTAAGTAAAAATTCACCAGAGAAACACAATTCTCCAGGAGTGTACAAACTAGATTATTAAAATAGCAATTTTGTCAGGTGAAGGGTACACAGCTTAAAATAAAGCATCATGAGTGAGTATATCTGATATTGTTAATAGTCTATAAAGACAAACAACTAACATAACCTATCAGGagatttgaaccttttttttaattgaaattttaatttattactaatcaaACCCTGCAGTGAAATACTGCAGGTAACATTCTGTATTAAAAACCAAACCATATTATTCAACatctcaaatatttaaaaacataaattgtttgtttattctcTACATGTTTAAACCACATATCCACAAAAAACAGCATAATTGTAACTGTTATACTAAGCAgacagttaacattttttaaacttttttattattacataaaagaatattttctcaaatgaaaaaaaaactcgaGCAGTAACTTTCAAATCAACTGCAGTTATTACATGTTTGTCAATGATGAAATTTTCTCTGTACAGCCTGGCAATCtcttaagttaaaaacttattattgatttaaaaatttgatttagttaatcttagaattaatataatttttgtactgaTGATCAAAATACACCATTAGTTTCAAATTTTAGCTGTAGTGTtgtttactcaattttttttaacataaattgatatctcaaaaaaataaagtatggaaattaattctaatataatgctagagaatgattttttttaataatactttagttattttaaaaaagtatatattttattatacgataTTTACCAAATAACGaagagtattttataattattaatatataaccctggaattaatattttattatgtaacatgattaatattttcttttttttaaatttatatagaataataattttttttaataaatagattaaaattaacatacattttcatcttaaaaaagttttttttagacaTTTGTTGAAAAGAGTATactttcagttaatttaaattataattcagttcAGCTTAGTATgcgagataaaattattatttctgtagcGATGATTTAAAATCCAGTTTCCCAGCTGCATggttctgaaaaaaagaaaaacaagatgtaaatatattatataaaaaaaggttataaaaaatatttacatattttacagtGATTAACATAATGTATAATCAAAGTAGTatttagaaatacaaatataaaatatatctgtttaGCAATGTAGGTAATTAATTCAACAACTGGATaaatttgaagtatattttagtaataacttagcaataataataaggtctttgtcataaaaaaacttgttataaaGTAATACGTACTAAGAATTATCTACTGaatcaaaaattgtaatacttagGTAATAATACTTAATTGTAATATTCAAgtgataataatgatttttacagaTAGACATATTATATTTCACAACCAGTGGTATTTAAGCAATGAAATGCTAGTGTAGCTTGTATTACTTAATTATGGGAAGacacataattataatttcaaaaattaactattttgctTCTATTAACATGCATAGGTCATTGTGTGCTTTCTCATCTCAAACCATCCAAGTATCTatacattctttttatattaatttattttacgcattaacaataaaaggaataatacatttataatatttgcatTTCAGCATTCTTCAGTAAGTTTGCtgcattgtaatttattataaaaatgattaaatataatttaataagaattgtaAACAAATCAGACACCATTTTTTATATGCTCCTGAATTAGTAATCACAATCTCTTTTCCAAATGATCTTGCAAATCTTTTCAAAGGAGTTGCAgaattaattatgcattttagcttttgttaaaattaatagtttacaaAGTACatcataaaactaaataaattaaggtTAGGTTAATCTGGTCTCATATCGTGGTTGGGCATGAcctttttcatatactacaaaatttcagTATCATACTTCCACACACAACCTGTAAGCTTATTTgaggaattaataattaaaaaagtcttAAGGTCTAAAATGATAATACAAATTACCAATTATATCtagtttctattttaaaaaaattgttcatatacGCGTATATCCagaaattcttttaatctttCAGATCACaatcaagaaatttataaaagttaaccaTTTCTTGTAttactagtaattttaataattaattatttttttagatcattattttgttaaataatctcAGTTTAtgcatggaaatatgaaatgaaacGGATTTTTCTAGTGCATACAAAATCGagcctgatcaggattcaaacgCAGGAACTTCTGGATTAAAGACAAAAATGTTATCACTTCACCTCATAGGTTGGTGAATTGttaaacaacctttttttaaaaaaaaaagttattcatttttttataattaaaaatctttttttttcagttctgacTAAAAAtcaggaaagaaaattaaaacaatccaTAAACATTTCTGTTAGGGAATTTCTTTTACACAGGATATTCTCTGTAGTAATAGAAAAAGTTACATTACTTTTGaagggtgtgtgtatatatgtatatataagtgtatatatgcatgcttatacatatatacaatgaATTATATATCACAGGTCCTAAGAGTGATttcaaacttagaaaaaaaaaattaagtttctataacaataaaataaagattactgtGAGAAAAGGTATCCAGTCATAAAAATCTccccaaaaaatttattatatattttgtaaagcacAAAAAATGtcacagaaaatttaaaattttaaaatgaaggaatttaaaaagaaatattttataaaacagaaagtaCTGAatgatactgaataaaaaaagttagcaACTTCTAGATAAACAATTCCTAACAAGAatcaataattaatgattaaaatataaaatgctcaTTTACTGACCAGTATTTTATAAAGCCTAGGTGGTTGCTCCATAACAATTATCTCTCTGTCATCTTGTGAATCTGGAGATGAGAAATCTGTTTCATCCGGCATTATTAAAGAGTCCCCAGTATCAGCTCTTTGCCTACtaacaaatgaataaatgaaacacttcattttgataaatgaaaattacaggtacaagtaaattaaaagttattagttCCACTTTCTTAGGATAGGGTAATCAAACTATACATTTAGTTATAtcagaaatttgataaaattatgagtGAATTAAGAGCTtgatgtctatttttttttaatcataaaacatttgttttactcAACTATGAAacttattattcttattcttatatGTGATAGAATTAGAATTCAGGAACAAAAAgaaagatgattttttaatttatttaatttatagttagataattaatttaccacataagcttgaaccTTGTGAATGGGAATATGATATGAAATAATTGTAGTGTATGAAAGatgccaagcctgactgggattcaaacccaaaacCTTCTGAATTAAAGACAAAACTGTTACCATTCTGCCATGGAGTTCAGCCTTTGTGACAGAgctaattagttatttatttgatGCAGCATAGTCAGAAGCTCAAATtggttattattactattcatcTATAGCaagtttttattagtaatatatttgcTAGCTGCTATCAAATCACCAATACAAGAAAGTTTATCCTTAAATTGGTTGAATTAACTAGTACTATTTGGTTGTAAAACTGCTACTATTTCaggattttcacaaaatttgttcTACCCTAAAGATTATTAGACTAACAGTTTTACATTATTAAGATATAAAGCTAAATAGCATTTTGGCTGTTTGGTGAACTAAACTCGTTTATTCAAATCTGATATCACAAgtacaaatttttctcattataaagtttctcactttttttttattgtgatttcatTCAGTACTATTCTGTCTTtcctaatataattatttacaataaaatatttaattttattttcagaaatcgTTTTTGCAGATTACAGTATTTTAGATCATATTTGTCAAATTTCAatagcattatttattaattatattgcatACAATTGATTTCATCTTTTTCAAACAATCCAGTAAATTGCAGTTTGCTGGATTGTTTTAAAACCATTCTAATCTATTTAACTTGCactttattgtaatgaaataataacaaattgttattaataaattaatctatattatattaataaatttaatataatatagatataagactgtattaattattaataaattaatctttattatattaataaatttaatataatatagatataagactgtattaattattaataaattaataattaattaatcatcaattcaactaaacaaaaaataatgcataGTATGTAGAGCattttgtctaacaaaatttctattattacaataatttttgtagtcTTAGCATGTAATGAAGATTAAAgcataatctaattttatatgtGTAGAATAAGCAACTACACCAACCATTTAACActcatgatttttttctatgtatatttttttacctttttccttCAGTAAAATGTAAACAGAACTAGTACAATCTTCTCTTCTGAATTAAACACTTTTTACTTCATAATCTAAAATGTTTTACTACATAGAACCAATACTGTTAGGAGGAAATCAACCTATATTATTCATGAAAggtatgacaatttttttattgatcataaAGTTTGAATTTCCTTAGGaaatatgttcatatttaaaaggaaaaggttttttgtgtgaatttttcaattattaaatgctacacaaatataaaactgaattaaaatttattagatatgcatttgttcaaatttaatcatttgtaattaaaagttttttttttttttaactataagtgACATTTTTCTTAACAGAAGAGGTGCGTGCTataccatattttaaaaatttattatatgaatgatttaaaaaataaaaactatttgtaattatttttttcctccaAACAGTTCACTCTGGAACatgttagatcatttatttatttgccattgtatcttttttttatgtttttctctcTGCCCAGTACCTCTTTATTATTTGTGATATCTTTTTCCtttgttcttcagaaagttatctgctgttcttgcgttttggcacttcttaaatccttttattttcatcttttaatattctctttaaaatttctcttttcttataatttttacagttatcttcaaatcttttaagttttcttggacttgtgtgaaccatttgcctttactttttttttaatttggaagaaatcaaaaattttttcgtCTATCTAgtgttattaattctaaataaatgggagtaaaatACAATTCATGTTTGTCTTATTGTGtctgataatttttcagttttttataaaatctttcttataattttcctttctttttttctagattttctagtagAGCTTtgttgtacagtcttaggttTTCTGCCACATATAGTTCTTCCaactttatcacagttttatattTCGAAATTTTGAGTTCTACGGTAAACACTGTTTGTTATGTCTGTTTTTCATTAGTTGGAAAGTAATCCCATTTTTTTAATAGCTCTaactgttaatgtttttttttttaacctccaggacaattgttaggtattgcttcagaggatgagatgaatgatttgtaatgtgtgtgaaaatgccatgcctgacagggatttgaacccgggacctccggatgaaaggctgagacgcacCACTCACACCATGGAGGCCAGCAAtgcttttttatctaaagaattccaaCTGATCCATTTTCTGATGtatttgaaattatccactttctctattttttttattatttatactaaggaaATTCAGGCAGTTTTTTCATTagtcaaaacttttgttttctcAAACACAATTTTTAGTCCTACTTTAGCAGCTTGTTTTCCTAATTCTTTAATCTGTGTTCAACTTCTTTCCATTTAACTAATAATGCCTTATCATTAGTGAAAGCTAAACAGTTAATCTTTAGCTTTTAAGTTCCCAGTTTTATTCTActattttcatctaaatttttgttCCATTCTCTAATTACCTTTTCAAGAGTACATAAAAGTAGTAGAGATAGTCCATCTTTTTGTCTTAACCTTTCAACGGGAAAAGGATCAGATAATTCTCCCAGATAactactttattaataactaataaaaacaaagtgttcttttttttaataattatagaaataaactgttaaaaggaaaagccaaataaaaatcattttcttatttttgtttgaataaacatgaaattgtaattgtttgtatgtacaatatgtttattgatatatataataaaaaatctgatatggaccacatgatttcttgtacgcctattaaattacatatacacattttttttaaatgaaaagtacataaaattttatttcattagtaacatctgatatttttcatatatacagagtgattcaaagaaacgggaaattttgaaagttatgttggtagccgtgggcgattggtaccacttgataagtggcgccagcgtctctaacctaacctgccatttagttgtcatggatccttggagtgatgcgcaacgtgcatttgctatcaaagcgttttacaaaaacaatgacagtgtggagggagcgcgtagagaatttcgccgtcattttaatctgggacggcacgatcgtgttccatcagcacgtgcaattaaaacatggatatctaattttgaggaaaccggttcggcaatgaaaaagaaatctcCAGGCTGTGAGCGAaacgtccgtacaccacagaatgttcaagctttacaagatgctgtcacacgaagtccacatcggtcaatccgtcatctctcagcatctttacaattgcatagttcaagtgttcgaagaatgttagtgaaggacttgcaataccatccgtacaagttgcagatcgtccaggaactgaaaacGATGTAGTTGTGCAAGCACAATTCAGTAATGTagtgcttcagaagataaatgataacgaagagtttgttcatgaactgtggatgtcagacgaagcgcatttccacctcagtggatttgttaacaaacaaaatttcagatactgggcacaagaaaatcctacgcagctacaccagcgtccgttgcacagccataaagtgaccgtgtggtgtgctatatcatcttacggtgttataggcccttattttgttgaggatgacaacggtcttgcgattacagtgacgtcagcTCGTTACGTAGctgtgcttgaaacctttgttgtggaacaacaaaagagatttccaccgattcttaacacagcctggtttcaacaagacggagcaacgtcacatactgcacgaatatcgatggcagctgtacgctgattgtttggacaacgtgtcgatttcacgaaatggtgacattaaaTGGTTTCCCAGattgcctgatctctcagcttacGATTACTTTCTGTGGGATCACCTTAAAAgaaaagtgttccacagtagacctgctacaacggaagaactgaaggcaaagatccgagaagcaattgcagaaattccagttgagatgttacgtcaaaccatgaacaatttaacgaagagacttcgtgagtgtttacgtagaagaggaggtcacctgcaagatgtcatctttaaaaaataaactaaaaagtatgtatcctaaaatggcaacatttgtacaattacatgaaataaaattcattttctaaaaaaaatttttcattaacattatttaatttttaaaatttcccgtttctttgaatcactctgtatatatatattttttttattgttattattgaattattatttatcgtaaaacttttttacaatcagaggttaataaatcaatatatttaaattaaaaaaaaaggagatgaagtcttatttGAATCGATGctttttcccttgtaagatcctaatatttcattaattaacattttatttggctataactctggaaccaataaaagtaatgaccagttatgatatatcattggaaagctctcaatgagggcttattactgcagtcaagaaaaaacccaaaatccagattttttggattttgagcttttttggacacttttggttcagtgcatggcaatcaaaaggggaggtgcacaactagatgttacaacagtcctaaatcctaaatttcagcattctatggctaatcatttttgagttatgcgagatacatatggatgtacgtatagacgtcactgccaaaactagtcaaaatggattcagggatggtcaaaatggatatttttgttgaaatctgaaaactgaaatttttcacgatcacaaagGTCttgttacttcgtacaaggaagtaaaaaaaagggaaaggCCTTTAGCCTTTTACTTGTTTCTTAATAACCTTTCTATTTACttcctaattaaatttatttaccatgtaattttattaaatgagggAAGTTATTTAATATGAgtttcttataagatgttaattagatatgttaatgttattttaatattagttaaaataataaataaatgtcacaaGCTAATTCAGTAAATATAGCATGTTTGTATTTTTGggttgtaaattatatttgtggCAGCTATTATCTGCATTACAAAGAGTGTTCAagactttttaaataactttgttagttttttttatggtatttattgTTGATTTACTCCCATGctgtacttaaattatttattctctgaATGAAGTggccattatatatatatatatatatatatatttattgcatttcGCATTAATTAATTTGATGGTAATCTTATAAATggtattttaagtattataataatttgggAAAGAAAGAAATGTATTAATTGTCAAGTAGAAGTACAGGACTGTTCTCAGATATTACCTTGTGTGAGTGAAATAGAAAGTTGTTAAAGGTAAGAGCATTTAACAAAAACCTTTCAACTTGTTGCGTTTTACCATCCCACCATTTACTTTATAACCTAACCTATAGACTAAAAGAACACACTCTACTTCTCTACTAAGTGCTCTCAATCTTCCATTCAACTTAGATTTTCTGTACGGTCAGTTTTGAGATGATAATCAAATTTATGACCTGGTAAAAGCttcgataaaaatattgttacaaaacaaCTTAGGGAAAATATTGTTCTATAAATAGTTGtacatcaaaagaaaattattaatttttttttttttttgaataataacagttcagaattttatttagcaccagaattttattttattagcaccaaataattttttattgttactaataaaataacaaaaaattataaatttctcaaaatctgttttaatattaatgaaccatatcttttatttgaagttttattagttgaacaatactaaaaacaaatatgaaatgtcTCTGAATTATATTGCAATATTTGAGAAGAAATTACATTCTCTTCCACGTATTTTGAAGATTCAGTCTTCTAGTCACCCTTCTCCCATTATATTGTACCTTGTttcagcaattaaaaataatttacattatggCATTTTCTATATGCTAGACATTTCCATCCTTTTAGACTGACAAAGAAAGGCAAAATTAAATTGACAGGAAAGGTCTGTACTCATAGAATTATGTCAGATTTTGTCTTTTCTAATTTTGcaaaactatgaatttttttttaataataaataaaataaatccatacAATGAAgcaatgtaaaatgaaaattacaacaaGTATTTGaatagttatgtttattttttataaaaaattatatttcacaatattatatacatcaaataatattataaatatgattttctcTATAATGTTGACAAATCTTGTTGGAAATATAGTAAACTACTCAGAACAATCTCTAACAGAGGTTGTCCCTTTGTGAATTGATCATTCCTtacctctctctctcttcccttttccttatcttttatttcttcttcaatgGAAGAAATACCTTGGAAGTGGGTTGAATTTTCCTGGTTCCAACAATTGGCAGCCAGCaatgcagttactttttttattggagCTTAGTGGAGAAGCATCCTACAGGTATCAATGTACCTAAATGttctatagtttaaaaaaaatccaaatcagTGATTGACGTGCCAACTAGGTAAAGTCAGGTTTTATTATTCTGATTCTAATCAAGCAATCAATATACACCATTGAAGATTATCCagaagtattcattttttatcataaattaattaaattcatttactttaaataaatgtttttttacattatcccTGAGTAGCAAGAgtgattttcaaaaatgtaatagagTCTCTGGAGAGGATAACAGTCAATGCTTCTCCACTACAACACATGAATACCAAGGTTACAACTTTACAAGTTCCCTCATCCTAAATACAGATACAAACAATTGTTAATTGGTTGTTCATtctgtactttatttttgttttatattttggacATCCAAGCAAAATGCACAAAACATTCAGGAAATAAAATGGGACAGAAGATTGAGAAAGGGGCAGTTTATTTATATCTGCCACAAAATGAGACCAACCCACCCAGAGGGATGTTCCAAAACCTTTTCAGGTAGTGGATGCCACCCTGCTAATAATTCCTTAGATGACTtagatctaatttatttttagactaCATTTTATAAGACAgtcttctaaattaaaaaaaaaaatattcaacagcCAAAAGCAGCTTCTATTATTGAACTATAATCCAACAATACCAAATGCTTATGAAGATATTAGTTTATAGCTGAATTTTTTAGACACATTAGAACTAGTAAAATTAAAACCTCACTTCAGTtcctttaaattaaacttttttttattttaatttttcctatcaGTTAGCTGTATGTTACTTTTGACaaaatgttgatatttatttagtttacctTATGGGATTAAACTCTTGCGGCTGGAACCAGTCAGGAGATGGTGCTGACATTTGTGGAGGTTTATGACTTCTGAAGTTAATTGGATCTGATTGTGATGCTGGAGCTAATCGAGAAATAAACCATCGAGTGTCTTCATCATCAAGAGCAACTCCACCTCCACTCCTTTTACCATGagctagaagaaaaaaaaaattataattaatactattgtGGTCTAAGTGATATAATTGTagtatattaatatgttttataggttagaaaatattacaatgacaAAACCTAATTTATAGTTACcattaaaatggatttaaattgaTGATTGTAATGTACTGATGAGTACACTTAGGCTGCATCTGTAGTTGAAAAACTCCTTTTATTGTATTGCTTTCACTTTACCTTTTTCAAAAACTTAACTGTGAGTgaaattgtttaaacaattatttaaaatacctaAGATCCAGTTTATTATGTAGAtaaactttataaagaaaaattatttattaacattagttAGTACAATAATTCTGAAACTACAAACAACAGAATTCTGTGAGTTCAAGTAGAAAACAATTCAGGCTTTATGTATttctaagtatatatttttttgtattttcttttggtCAAAGAGTATTtttaacatctaattatttattcacatattGTTTTAGCTGGGTTCCTTTCACAGCTGTTGTTTTAGCTGCGATCCTTCCTGAGaatctatttgtaaaaaataacttccatttctttaattttaaagttttttaacaa of Lycorma delicatula isolate Av1 chromosome 9, ASM4794821v1, whole genome shotgun sequence contains these proteins:
- the CCHa1 gene encoding neuropeptide CCHamide 1 isoform X1, which translates into the protein MILPPSICSLALLCYLAASAAGSCLSYGHSCWGAHGKRSGGGVALDDEDTRWFISRLAPASQSDPINFRSHKPPQMSAPSPDWFQPQEFNPISRQRADTGDSLIMPDETDFSSPDSQDDREIIVMEQPPRLYKILNHAAGKLDFKSSLQK
- the CCHa1 gene encoding neuropeptide CCHamide 1 isoform X2, which encodes MILPPSICSLALLCYLAASAAGSCLSYGHSCWGAHGKRSGGGVALDDEDTRWFISRLAPASQSDPINFRSHKPPQMSAPSPDWFQPQEFNPIRQRADTGDSLIMPDETDFSSPDSQDDREIIVMEQPPRLYKILNHAAGKLDFKSSLQK